Proteins co-encoded in one Corynebacterium tuberculostearicum genomic window:
- a CDS encoding multidrug transporter: MTYIKRTLWLHAALFLLAFLAFILPVVFGTAALLPVWLTGGLSLGLAACVLVDAAYKFFAPTSPRSLRLLSGLTGLVLLIGWGIWVYIYGNMAAVGTGSYRIGTFLLGAGCVLNLFVVAISFLDLQRKVS, from the coding sequence ATGACTTACATCAAGCGCACCCTGTGGCTGCACGCCGCGCTCTTTCTCCTCGCGTTTCTCGCCTTCATCCTGCCCGTAGTCTTTGGTACCGCCGCCCTACTCCCCGTCTGGTTGACCGGCGGGCTGAGTCTGGGGCTTGCGGCCTGCGTGCTTGTCGACGCCGCCTATAAATTCTTCGCCCCCACTTCCCCTCGTAGCCTCCGCCTACTCTCTGGTCTGACCGGCCTCGTGCTGCTCATCGGCTGGGGAATTTGGGTCTATATCTACGGCAATATGGCGGCCGTCGGCACAGGCTCCTATCGAATCGGCACCTTTTTGCTCGGCGCGGGATGTGTGCTCAACCTCTTTGTAGTGGCAATTTCCTTTCTAGATTTACAACGAAAGGTCAGCTAG
- the rpmC gene encoding 50S ribosomal protein L29, with protein sequence MATGTPAHEFRELDNAELQSRLKEAKEELFNLRFQKATGQLTNNRRIGTVKRDIARIYTVLRERELGLSVAPGAEA encoded by the coding sequence ATGGCAACCGGTACCCCCGCCCACGAGTTCCGTGAGCTCGACAACGCTGAGCTGCAGTCCCGTCTGAAGGAGGCGAAGGAAGAACTGTTCAACCTTCGTTTCCAGAAGGCCACTGGCCAGCTGACCAACAACCGCCGCATCGGCACGGTTAAGCGCGACATTGCCCGCATCTACACCGTTCTGCGCGAGCGCGAGCTGGGCCTGTCCGTTGCTCCGGGAGCTGAGGCTTAA
- the rplV gene encoding 50S ribosomal protein L22 gives MSETITSASATARYVRVTPMKARRVLDLVRGKSVSEALAILKYAPQGASKPVAKVVASAAANAENNFGLDPRTLVISEAYANEGPTMRRFQPRAQGRAFMIRKRTSHITVVVESQQEGAK, from the coding sequence ATGAGTGAGACCATCACCTCCGCATCCGCCACGGCCCGCTACGTCCGCGTCACCCCGATGAAGGCACGTCGCGTGCTCGATCTGGTCCGCGGCAAGTCCGTAAGCGAAGCCCTGGCTATCCTGAAGTACGCACCGCAGGGTGCTTCCAAGCCAGTTGCCAAGGTCGTTGCTTCTGCAGCCGCTAACGCTGAGAACAACTTCGGCCTCGACCCGCGCACCTTGGTCATCTCCGAGGCTTATGCCAACGAGGGCCCGACTATGCGTCGTTTCCAGCCGCGTGCACAGGGTCGTGCATTCATGATTCGTAAGCGCACCAGCCACATCACCGTGGTTGTCGAAAGCCAGCAGGAAGGGGCCAAGTAA
- a CDS encoding ABC transporter ATP-binding protein codes for MTNNQPKQPTSPKPRCSLQATGIHAGYKDGGDILAGVDLHARAGEVTTLIGPNGCGKSTLLKTLSKILAPRRGSVMVGEADLHAMSAKDAAQQVALLPQHPVAPNGLRVGELVARGRHPHQGRMRGLSATDREIIAQACEATAIVDFLDRDIASLSGGQRQRVWLALALAQDTPVLLLDEPTTFLDPAHAMSMLELVRAQAQAGKTVVIVLHDLMLAGHYSDSMMVMKAGDIIARGAPKQALSPKVLAQAYGIEAEVWDDPESDAPIIVPRRVVAA; via the coding sequence ATGACGAATAATCAGCCGAAACAGCCCACGAGCCCGAAGCCTCGGTGCAGCCTCCAAGCCACCGGCATTCATGCTGGATATAAGGATGGCGGGGATATCCTTGCCGGCGTTGATCTGCACGCCCGCGCCGGCGAAGTCACCACGCTCATTGGGCCCAATGGCTGCGGCAAGTCCACGCTGCTGAAAACTCTCTCGAAAATCCTGGCCCCGCGGCGGGGCAGCGTCATGGTCGGGGAAGCTGACCTACATGCGATGTCCGCGAAAGATGCCGCGCAGCAGGTGGCGCTGCTGCCACAGCACCCCGTGGCCCCCAATGGGCTGCGAGTAGGCGAGCTGGTCGCACGCGGGCGTCATCCCCATCAAGGAAGGATGCGCGGCCTTTCCGCTACGGACCGGGAGATCATCGCGCAGGCCTGCGAGGCTACCGCAATTGTGGACTTCCTCGATCGTGATATCGCTTCGCTATCGGGTGGGCAACGCCAGCGCGTTTGGCTGGCGTTGGCGCTGGCACAAGATACGCCTGTGCTGCTTCTCGATGAACCCACTACTTTCCTCGACCCTGCTCATGCCATGAGCATGCTGGAGCTGGTTCGCGCGCAGGCGCAGGCGGGCAAAACGGTAGTAATAGTCCTGCACGATCTTATGCTGGCGGGCCACTATTCAGATTCCATGATGGTGATGAAAGCCGGCGATATCATCGCTCGCGGGGCGCCGAAACAAGCGCTATCTCCGAAGGTATTGGCGCAGGCCTACGGAATCGAAGCTGAGGTTTGGGACGATCCGGAGAGTGATGCCCCCATCATCGTTCCCCGACGCGTCGTAGCGGCGTAG
- the rplW gene encoding 50S ribosomal protein L23, whose translation MAKISNPRDIIIAPVVSEKSYGLMEQNVYTFYVSTDSNKSQIKDAVEQIFDVKVDSVNTVNRAGKRKRTRTGYGQRKSTKRAYVTLREGSDSIDVFGGGA comes from the coding sequence ATGGCTAAGATTTCTAACCCACGCGATATCATCATCGCCCCGGTTGTATCCGAGAAGTCCTACGGTCTGATGGAGCAGAACGTATACACGTTCTACGTCTCCACGGACTCCAACAAGTCCCAGATTAAAGATGCCGTAGAGCAGATCTTTGACGTTAAGGTTGACTCCGTGAACACCGTGAACCGTGCAGGTAAGCGCAAGCGCACCCGCACCGGTTACGGCCAGCGTAAGTCCACCAAGCGTGCATACGTGACGCTCCGTGAAGGCAGCGACTCCATCGACGTCTTCGGCGGCGGCGCTTAA
- the rplP gene encoding 50S ribosomal protein L16, which yields MLIPKRVKYRRQHRPNRRGVSKGGNRINFGDYAIQALEPAYITNRQIEAARIAINRHVKRGGKVWINIFPDRPLTQKPLGVRMGSGKGPVEKWVANVKPGRVLFEMSYPNDAVAIEALRRAGQKLPCKVRIIKKEDQF from the coding sequence ATGCTGATTCCTAAGCGTGTTAAGTACCGCCGTCAGCACCGCCCGAACCGTCGCGGCGTGTCCAAGGGCGGTAACCGCATCAACTTCGGCGATTACGCTATCCAGGCTCTTGAGCCGGCGTACATCACCAACCGTCAGATTGAGGCCGCACGTATTGCCATCAACCGCCACGTCAAGCGTGGTGGCAAGGTGTGGATCAACATCTTCCCGGACCGTCCGTTGACCCAGAAGCCGCTCGGCGTTCGTATGGGTTCCGGTAAGGGCCCGGTTGAGAAGTGGGTGGCTAACGTTAAGCCGGGCCGCGTGCTTTTCGAGATGAGCTATCCAAACGATGCCGTTGCAATTGAGGCTCTGCGCCGCGCTGGCCAGAAGCTTCCTTGCAAGGTCCGTATCATCAAGAAGGAGGACCAGTTCTAA
- the rpsS gene encoding 30S ribosomal protein S19 yields MPRSLKKGPFVDEHLLNKVDAQNDAGTKQVIKTWSRRSTILPDFIGHTFAVHDGRKHVPVFIEDSMVGHKLGEFAPTKTFKGHVKDDKKGRR; encoded by the coding sequence ATGCCACGCAGCCTTAAGAAGGGCCCGTTCGTCGATGAGCACCTCCTCAACAAGGTGGATGCTCAGAACGATGCAGGCACCAAGCAGGTCATCAAGACCTGGTCTCGCCGCTCGACCATTCTCCCCGATTTCATCGGTCACACTTTCGCCGTCCATGACGGCCGTAAGCACGTGCCGGTTTTCATCGAGGACTCCATGGTCGGCCACAAGCTGGGCGAGTTTGCACCAACCAAGACCTTTAAGGGTCACGTCAAGGATGACAAGAAGGGACGTCGATAA
- a CDS encoding siderophore-interacting protein translates to MSAHELIPVTLTANRRIRPRLHRLTFYAEAFRTYTLCGPDEFFGLVMPQTGQEFTPFPVDGINLRSAVSAIDEERRPDLRWYTIRALHSEAATVDVDVVTHGDSGPGSRWIRRAQAGDTAGFFTCNDLWRPTEKPQLLVADASALPALRHILAYQEDHNPEVLRATDVMAVVTSNDEVEPGLAARWEARVRSLRIIHTQPHEEAEAVVAALRADYAGAPGPRYVWASGEGRLAKSVRGLAVNEWGLDTADVTWVPYWFYGRARP, encoded by the coding sequence ATGTCTGCGCACGAACTCATCCCCGTTACTTTGACCGCCAATAGACGAATCCGTCCGCGCTTGCACCGGCTCACGTTCTATGCCGAGGCGTTCCGGACATACACCCTCTGCGGCCCCGATGAATTCTTTGGACTCGTCATGCCCCAAACTGGACAGGAATTTACGCCCTTTCCCGTCGACGGCATAAACCTCCGCTCGGCTGTGAGCGCGATCGACGAGGAGAGGCGGCCGGACCTGCGCTGGTACACCATCCGCGCGCTCCACTCGGAGGCGGCCACAGTCGATGTCGACGTGGTGACACACGGTGATTCAGGACCTGGCTCGCGGTGGATTCGCCGCGCACAAGCCGGGGATACAGCGGGATTCTTCACCTGCAACGACCTGTGGCGGCCAACCGAGAAGCCACAACTTCTAGTCGCCGACGCATCCGCCCTGCCCGCGCTGCGGCACATTTTGGCCTACCAAGAAGACCATAACCCGGAAGTGCTTCGGGCCACCGACGTTATGGCCGTGGTTACCAGCAACGACGAGGTAGAACCAGGCCTCGCAGCTCGCTGGGAGGCGCGCGTACGCAGCCTGCGGATTATTCATACCCAACCCCACGAGGAGGCGGAGGCTGTCGTTGCCGCCCTGAGAGCGGACTATGCCGGTGCGCCGGGGCCAAGGTACGTATGGGCTTCCGGCGAGGGGAGGCTAGCAAAAAGCGTGCGAGGCCTCGCGGTGAATGAATGGGGCCTAGATACCGCCGACGTCACGTGGGTACCCTACTGGTTTTATGGCAGGGCCCGGCCGTAA
- the rpsQ gene encoding 30S ribosomal protein S17, translated as MSEANVTDSKKAPTPKKEKVKGAPKVRTGYVVSDKMSKTIVVELEDRKQHALYGKIMRSNKKVKVHDEEETAGIGDLVRIAETRPLSKDKHFRLVEIIEKAK; from the coding sequence ATGAGTGAGGCTAACGTGACTGATTCCAAGAAGGCACCTACTCCGAAGAAGGAGAAGGTCAAGGGCGCTCCTAAGGTTCGCACCGGCTACGTAGTATCCGACAAGATGAGCAAGACCATCGTTGTCGAGCTGGAAGACCGCAAGCAGCACGCCCTGTACGGCAAGATCATGCGCTCTAACAAGAAGGTTAAGGTGCATGATGAGGAAGAAACCGCAGGCATCGGCGATCTCGTACGCATCGCTGAGACCCGCCCGCTGTCAAAGGACAAGCACTTCCGTCTCGTTGAGATTATCGAGAAGGCTAAGTAA
- the rplD gene encoding 50S ribosomal protein L4, protein MSNLKLDVHTSEGKTNGSVDLPAEIFDTEASIALMHQVVNAQLAAARQGTHATKTRGDVRGGGRKPFRQKGTGRARQGSIRAPHYTGGGTVHGPQPRDYAQRTPKKMIKAALFGALSDRARNERIHVIEELVPGQKPSTKSAKAFLESLTERKNVLLVIGREDINARRSANNLPNVQILDAGQLNTYDVLYSDDVVFSVEALHTFINRATGADKEEN, encoded by the coding sequence ATGAGCAACCTCAAGCTAGACGTCCACACTTCCGAGGGTAAGACCAACGGCTCTGTAGACCTGCCAGCTGAAATCTTTGACACCGAGGCATCCATTGCTTTGATGCACCAGGTTGTTAACGCTCAGCTTGCTGCTGCACGCCAGGGCACCCATGCAACCAAGACCCGCGGCGATGTCCGCGGTGGTGGTCGCAAGCCGTTCCGCCAGAAGGGTACCGGCCGTGCACGCCAGGGCTCCATCCGCGCACCGCACTACACCGGTGGCGGCACCGTCCATGGCCCACAGCCACGCGACTACGCACAGCGCACCCCTAAGAAGATGATCAAGGCTGCTCTCTTCGGTGCACTGTCTGACCGTGCTCGCAACGAGCGCATCCACGTCATCGAAGAGCTCGTACCGGGCCAGAAGCCGTCCACCAAGTCGGCCAAGGCCTTCCTCGAGTCCCTGACCGAGCGCAAGAACGTGCTGCTGGTCATCGGCCGCGAGGACATCAATGCTCGTCGTAGCGCTAATAACCTGCCTAACGTCCAGATCCTGGACGCTGGCCAGCTCAACACCTACGACGTTCTCTACTCCGATGACGTTGTGTTCTCCGTTGAGGCGCTACACACCTTCATCAACCGCGCAACCGGCGCGGATAAGGAGGAGAACTAA
- a CDS encoding ABC transporter substrate-binding protein has protein sequence MKIFGRRTMGAVAMLSAGAVALGGCSRGEGDETAQATDADSEQRVASLGLGDADTLLALGITPVTVAPWGAEGDSDPSGVGPWAEELLGEAKPEVIYNTATGFTADTFEQVTAADPTQIIAVNQAVDARTKESLEEIAPTTVKPNGYEDWQVPWEKQVETIADAVGKEDEGDKLIDDTEKAFEDFCHEHAELQDKSAAIVMPYDGKIGLYTEEDGRGQFIEDLGMEIPDALQGDGGSFFVDIAPENYAKLNQVDYLFVLDYDGSSAVLKKDKTFQGLDIVKDGRVRYLDTDTGNAMSMPNPVTIPWAVDKFEEKL, from the coding sequence ATGAAGATTTTCGGCCGTCGCACCATGGGCGCAGTAGCAATGCTTTCCGCCGGAGCCGTAGCTTTAGGCGGTTGCTCGCGCGGTGAGGGCGATGAAACAGCTCAGGCGACCGACGCTGACAGCGAGCAGCGCGTGGCTAGCCTGGGTCTAGGTGATGCCGACACGCTGCTTGCCCTGGGGATCACTCCCGTAACGGTGGCGCCGTGGGGTGCTGAGGGCGATAGCGACCCTTCTGGCGTCGGCCCCTGGGCAGAGGAACTTTTGGGCGAGGCAAAGCCTGAGGTGATTTATAATACCGCAACTGGATTTACGGCGGATACCTTTGAGCAGGTCACCGCGGCTGACCCCACCCAGATCATTGCGGTGAACCAGGCGGTGGATGCACGCACGAAGGAATCCCTGGAAGAAATCGCGCCTACTACCGTCAAGCCGAACGGCTATGAAGACTGGCAGGTGCCCTGGGAAAAGCAAGTAGAGACCATCGCGGATGCGGTGGGCAAAGAAGACGAAGGCGATAAGCTTATCGATGACACCGAAAAGGCCTTCGAGGACTTCTGCCACGAGCACGCGGAATTGCAGGATAAGTCTGCGGCTATCGTCATGCCTTATGACGGCAAAATTGGCCTATACACCGAGGAGGATGGGCGTGGACAATTTATCGAGGACCTTGGCATGGAGATCCCCGATGCATTGCAGGGTGATGGCGGCAGCTTCTTCGTCGACATTGCCCCAGAAAACTACGCGAAGCTTAACCAGGTTGATTACCTTTTTGTCCTAGACTACGATGGCTCCTCCGCAGTCTTGAAGAAGGATAAGACCTTCCAAGGCCTCGACATTGTCAAGGATGGTCGCGTGCGCTACTTGGATACGGATACCGGCAATGCCATGAGTATGCCGAACCCGGTGACCATCCCCTGGGCAGTAGATAAATTTGAAGAGAAGCTGTAA
- the rpsC gene encoding 30S ribosomal protein S3, whose amino-acid sequence MGQKIHPHGLRLGITSDWKTHWFADKDYANYVAEDIKIRNYLNKGLERAGIADVVIERTRDRVRVDIHTARPGIVIGRRGAEADRIRRSLEKLTGKMVALNILEVKQVDANATLVAHSIAEQLVNRVAFRRAMRKAIQSAMRQPQVKGIKILLSGRLGGAEMSRVERYHEGRVPLHTLRAEIDYGTAEAHTTFGRIGIKVWIYKGDVVGGVRESELNAPAQGRGRDRNGRSRRGGQRRQRAQQKQEG is encoded by the coding sequence ATGGGCCAGAAGATCCATCCTCACGGCCTACGTTTGGGCATCACTTCCGACTGGAAGACCCACTGGTTCGCCGATAAGGACTACGCGAACTACGTAGCCGAAGACATCAAGATTCGTAACTACCTCAACAAGGGCCTCGAGCGCGCCGGCATTGCCGACGTCGTTATCGAGCGCACCCGCGACCGCGTCCGCGTGGACATTCACACCGCCCGCCCGGGCATCGTGATTGGCCGCCGCGGTGCTGAGGCTGACCGCATCCGCCGCTCGCTGGAAAAGCTGACCGGCAAGATGGTTGCCCTCAACATCCTCGAGGTCAAGCAGGTAGACGCAAACGCAACCCTGGTTGCTCACTCCATCGCGGAGCAGCTGGTCAACCGTGTCGCATTCCGTCGTGCAATGCGCAAGGCTATCCAGTCCGCCATGCGCCAGCCACAGGTTAAGGGCATCAAGATCCTGCTGTCCGGCCGCCTGGGCGGTGCAGAAATGTCCCGCGTTGAGCGCTACCACGAGGGTCGCGTTCCGCTGCACACTCTTCGCGCCGAAATCGATTACGGCACCGCAGAGGCCCACACCACCTTCGGCCGCATTGGTATCAAGGTGTGGATCTACAAGGGTGACGTCGTCGGTGGCGTACGCGAGTCCGAACTGAACGCTCCGGCACAGGGCCGTGGCCGTGACCGCAATGGTCGCTCCCGCCGCGGTGGCCAGCGTCGCCAGCGTGCACAGCAGAAGCAGGAGGGCTAA
- a CDS encoding FecCD family ABC transporter permease, which produces MTAISTALKAQQRRRHVRVLASTLAFILIALSAYLVLLGQGPMALSPRQVIDVLTGGGSKNHIRVVWDLRLPVAIATVIVGAALGLAGSWTQTMARNPLASPDILGVTGGASVLVVLGTVHSRPSFAEGIPEFWWRACLATIGALLVVILLAVLGGIGTSNRIVIVGIALSLMFQAIVAYLMRSAQILRAAEAQTWLAGSTGFVHMEVILPLLAALAPFLAIGIWCARELPLLAHDDSSATTLGVNISRQRALLLIAATGISAVVVSVVGPIGFIALLAPHLARMVARTPTSSPLASAAAGAALLTVCAVIAGVIPVNAPVGAVSSVIGGCALVILVWNAAGRS; this is translated from the coding sequence ATGACCGCAATCAGTACTGCTTTAAAAGCGCAACAACGCCGCCGGCACGTGCGCGTTCTCGCTTCCACGCTGGCATTCATCCTCATCGCCCTTAGTGCGTACCTAGTGTTACTGGGGCAAGGTCCCATGGCATTGAGTCCGCGGCAGGTCATCGACGTCCTCACCGGAGGCGGCAGCAAGAACCACATCAGGGTGGTGTGGGACTTGCGCCTGCCGGTTGCCATCGCCACCGTCATCGTGGGCGCCGCCCTCGGCCTGGCCGGTTCTTGGACGCAAACCATGGCTCGTAACCCGCTGGCCTCGCCGGATATTTTAGGCGTTACCGGAGGGGCATCGGTGCTGGTGGTCTTGGGCACCGTGCATTCGCGTCCCAGTTTCGCCGAGGGTATCCCGGAGTTTTGGTGGCGGGCATGCTTGGCGACGATCGGCGCCCTCCTCGTTGTCATCCTCCTCGCCGTTTTGGGTGGCATCGGTACGAGTAACCGCATCGTCATCGTCGGTATCGCCTTATCGCTGATGTTTCAAGCCATCGTCGCGTATTTGATGCGCAGCGCCCAGATCCTGCGCGCTGCGGAGGCGCAAACTTGGCTCGCGGGATCGACTGGATTTGTGCACATGGAGGTCATCCTCCCCCTCCTGGCGGCATTAGCGCCGTTTCTCGCCATAGGCATCTGGTGCGCGCGGGAGCTGCCGCTGCTTGCCCATGATGATTCCTCCGCAACCACCCTGGGCGTGAACATCTCCCGCCAGCGCGCCCTCCTGCTTATTGCGGCAACCGGTATCAGCGCCGTGGTGGTCTCGGTGGTGGGACCCATTGGGTTCATCGCGCTGCTAGCGCCGCACCTGGCGCGGATGGTGGCGCGTACTCCGACGTCATCGCCGCTGGCATCGGCAGCCGCGGGTGCGGCATTGCTGACCGTGTGTGCTGTGATCGCTGGTGTTATCCCGGTAAATGCGCCGGTGGGTGCGGTTTCCTCGGTCATCGGCGGCTGCGCCTTGGTGATATTGGTGTGGAATGCGGCCGGGCGCAGCTAA
- a CDS encoding FecCD family ABC transporter permease: MSATTMDGQQIQSDSAADSPTITGTPTPVVARAQSHKMLLVAFILASLVLAVASLAVGSRSIPPGEVIAALHGAGEQDIRDIVWNLRLPRTFLAYFAGAALAVAGVLAQSWTRNPLADPGFIGVTAGASFFVALGTVIGIATSTTMRTTLALAGAGITTLLVLAVSRRFEDPLTLILVGAGVSAALGSGAMIIGLYSTDVLDSMRRWTIGSTFGRGPEDVAIAGIGLAIGVTCAAMAARPLDLLAMGEESSLALGGSPSTAQVGAALSVVVLAGSATAATGPIAFVGFAIPHIVRRVVGPSVATLLLPSAILGGCSVLAADIIGRLIAGSSELEMSIVLAIVGAPFLIWGAHRGVGRGWGNNV, from the coding sequence TTGTCAGCAACCACGATGGACGGCCAACAAATCCAGTCGGATTCCGCAGCAGATAGTCCTACGATCACCGGCACCCCCACACCGGTAGTGGCCCGGGCACAGAGTCATAAGATGCTCCTTGTCGCCTTCATCCTCGCCAGCCTGGTGTTGGCGGTGGCGTCTTTGGCGGTGGGATCCCGCTCGATTCCGCCCGGGGAGGTTATCGCTGCCCTGCACGGGGCAGGGGAGCAGGATATCCGCGATATCGTGTGGAACCTGCGCCTGCCGCGCACCTTCTTGGCTTATTTCGCCGGCGCGGCCCTTGCTGTGGCCGGTGTGCTGGCGCAATCGTGGACCAGAAACCCGCTAGCGGATCCAGGATTTATTGGCGTTACCGCAGGCGCGTCCTTCTTCGTTGCCTTAGGCACGGTCATTGGAATTGCTACCTCCACCACCATGCGGACTACCCTCGCGCTCGCTGGTGCGGGTATCACTACGTTGCTGGTCTTAGCCGTCTCGCGGCGGTTTGAGGATCCCCTGACGCTCATTCTGGTGGGCGCCGGCGTCTCCGCAGCCCTGGGATCGGGCGCGATGATCATCGGTCTATATTCCACGGACGTCCTCGATAGCATGCGACGGTGGACTATCGGCTCGACCTTTGGCCGCGGCCCAGAAGATGTCGCGATCGCGGGCATAGGGCTCGCTATCGGCGTGACGTGTGCGGCGATGGCGGCTAGACCCCTTGACCTTTTGGCCATGGGGGAGGAGTCCTCCCTCGCCTTGGGCGGATCACCCAGCACCGCACAGGTAGGTGCGGCGCTCAGCGTCGTGGTGCTGGCCGGCAGCGCAACGGCAGCAACGGGCCCCATTGCCTTCGTCGGCTTTGCCATTCCCCACATCGTGCGGCGAGTGGTGGGCCCTAGCGTTGCCACCTTGCTTTTGCCCTCCGCAATCTTGGGCGGTTGTTCTGTGCTTGCCGCCGATATCATTGGCCGTCTCATTGCGGGTAGCTCGGAGCTGGAGATGTCCATCGTTCTCGCGATAGTGGGCGCACCTTTCCTCATTTGGGGTGCTCACCGCGGCGTGGGCAGAGGGTGGGGCAATAACGTATGA
- a CDS encoding carbohydrate kinase family protein, with translation MTIHVCGECLVDLVPVAPGSLNDHTPALGGGPFNVAIAAARLGADVEFQSRISTDGFGQELVARLEAEGVTTTHLQRGDEPTTLAVTTIHEDGSASYNFYIEGTADRLVEPRLVPADIACFGTVSLALEPGASRYAQLLKDFAAQGTLVALDPNIRPFYATPEHRAFLVDLLPHVTLLKLSDEEVDFLGSDLISQVPVVIVTRGGEGLSVQTGETKLNVPAAQVPVTDTIGAGDTIMAALLTQIDERGLDSSALAQLGAAEWKELLSFAAAAAGITVSRKGANPPRREEVESSL, from the coding sequence ATGACTATTCATGTGTGCGGCGAATGCCTGGTGGACCTAGTTCCCGTGGCCCCAGGCAGCTTGAACGACCACACGCCGGCGCTGGGCGGCGGACCATTTAACGTGGCCATCGCTGCGGCACGGCTAGGGGCGGACGTAGAATTCCAATCCCGCATTTCCACCGATGGTTTTGGGCAGGAGCTCGTCGCCCGCCTCGAGGCCGAGGGCGTCACCACCACTCACCTGCAGCGCGGCGATGAGCCCACCACTTTGGCTGTGACCACCATCCATGAGGACGGCTCGGCCTCTTATAACTTCTATATCGAGGGCACGGCCGACCGCTTGGTCGAACCACGTTTAGTGCCGGCCGATATCGCGTGCTTCGGCACGGTCTCCCTCGCCCTTGAACCTGGTGCCTCCCGCTATGCGCAACTGCTGAAGGATTTTGCCGCCCAAGGCACGTTGGTCGCCCTGGATCCGAATATCCGGCCCTTCTACGCCACCCCAGAGCACCGCGCGTTCTTAGTGGACCTGCTCCCTCACGTCACCTTGCTTAAGCTTTCTGATGAAGAGGTGGATTTCCTCGGCTCCGATCTCATCTCCCAGGTTCCCGTCGTAATTGTCACCCGCGGCGGGGAGGGGCTTAGCGTGCAGACCGGTGAGACCAAGCTAAACGTGCCGGCCGCACAGGTTCCCGTGACCGATACCATCGGCGCCGGTGATACCATCATGGCCGCATTGCTGACCCAAATTGACGAGCGGGGGCTCGACTCCTCCGCGCTCGCCCAACTGGGCGCTGCAGAGTGGAAGGAACTGCTTTCCTTCGCCGCGGCCGCTGCAGGAATCACCGTCTCCCGGAAGGGCGCCAACCCACCGCGGCGCGAGGAAGTAGAGTCTTCGCTATGA
- the rplB gene encoding 50S ribosomal protein L2 gives MAIRKYKPTTPGRRASSVSEFDEITRSTPEKSLLRPLSKTGGRNNYGRITTRHIGGGHKRRYRLIDFRRNDKDGIPAKVAHIEYDPNRTANIALLHYVDGEKRYIIAPKGLKQGTIVESGPNADIKVGNNLPLRNIPTGSIIHAVELKPGAGAKLARSAGASIQLLGKEGKYAVLRMPSSEIRRVDIRCRATVGEVGNAEQMNIRWGKAGRMRWKGVRPTVRGVVMNPVDHPHGGGEGKTSGGRHPVSPWGHKEGRTRNPNRYSNNMIVRRRRPNKKR, from the coding sequence ATGGCTATTCGCAAGTACAAGCCGACAACTCCGGGTCGCCGCGCATCCTCCGTTTCTGAGTTTGACGAGATCACTCGTTCTACTCCGGAGAAGTCCCTGCTGCGCCCGCTGAGCAAGACTGGCGGCCGTAACAACTACGGCCGCATCACCACCCGCCACATCGGCGGTGGCCACAAGCGCCGTTACCGTCTGATCGACTTCCGTCGTAACGACAAGGACGGCATTCCGGCAAAGGTCGCTCACATCGAGTACGACCCGAACCGCACCGCTAACATCGCACTGCTTCATTACGTTGATGGCGAGAAGCGCTACATCATCGCCCCGAAGGGCCTGAAGCAGGGCACTATCGTCGAGTCCGGTCCAAACGCAGATATCAAGGTTGGCAACAACCTGCCGCTGCGCAATATCCCGACCGGTTCCATCATCCACGCTGTTGAGCTCAAGCCGGGCGCCGGCGCTAAGCTGGCTCGCTCCGCTGGTGCTTCCATCCAGCTGCTGGGTAAGGAAGGCAAGTACGCAGTTCTGCGTATGCCGTCTTCTGAAATCCGCCGTGTGGACATCCGTTGCCGTGCCACCGTCGGTGAGGTTGGCAACGCTGAGCAGATGAACATCCGCTGGGGTAAGGCCGGCCGCATGCGCTGGAAGGGCGTACGCCCGACCGTCCGCGGTGTCGTTATGAACCCGGTTGACCACCCACACGGTGGTGGTGAGGGTAAGACCTCGGGTGGTCGCCACCCTGTGTCCCCATGGGGCCACAAGGAGGGTCGCACCCGCAACCCGAACCGTTACTCCAACAACATGATCGTGCGCCGTCGTCGCCCGAACAAGAAGCGCTAA